The nucleotide sequence CTGAATTAGGTACAAGGATTTTTCTAATTTGATATCTCTTATGTATTCATTAATGCTTTTTCCTGTGAGTGCTTTTATTTTTCTATATAAAGAAGCACGGCTCATCCCCATTTCTTTTGCAATTAATTCAACTATTTTTCCTTGAGATTGGATATGTTCCAGAACAGTTTTTTCAAACTTATTAAGAAATTTTTTCTCTATTTCAATCTGCTTACATTCTGTTTCACTTTTAACAGACGCATTTTCTTCAGGCTGAAGTAGATCTTTCTGCAACCTCAGTTTTCTGTCCAACAGGTTTCTAATTCTGGCATTTAGAATAGCAGTACTAAAGGGTTTAGTGATATAATCATCAGCCCCCTCGTCGTAAGCATTTATGATAGATTCTGAAGTATCTTTCGCAGATAGTAAAATTATAGGAATATGCGTAGTTTCATTTTTCGTTTTTAGAATTTTGGTTAAATCAATACCACTTTTTTCGGGCATCATGATGTCTGAAACTATTAAATCTGGTACATGTTTTATCGCCATATTAATTCCTTCCTGACCATTTAAAGCATGTAGCAAATCATATTTTTCTTTTAATATTGAAGAAAGATAATGATGAATATCAGGATTGTCGTCGATTAGTAAGATAAGTTCTCTATCGGTGTTGGGGTTCAATAAGGCGCGTGTCTCTAATTCTTTATTTTGCCCACTGGTATCTGTATAGATTAGCAGAAACTTATTTATTGAGAGCAGAAGCTAGATTTTATCAAGGCAATATTGCAGGAGCTACTCAGGATGTTAATACTATAAGGGAAAGAGCAGATGCTTCTCAATTATATACAGATGT is from Zunongwangia endophytica and encodes:
- a CDS encoding response regulator, which codes for MNPNTDRELILLIDDNPDIHHYLSSILKEKYDLLHALNGQEGINMAIKHVPDLIVSDIMMPEKSGIDLTKILKTKNETTHIPIILLSAKDTSESIINAYDEGADDYITKPFSTAILNARIRNLLDRKLRLQKDLLQPEENASVKSETECKQIEIEKKFLNKFEKTVLEHIQSQGKIVELIAKEMGMSRASLYRKIKALTGKSINEYIRDIKLEKSLYLIQKEGLTISMAAFEVGFNNMKYFRKIFKEKFGKLPSEFSLNKDLT